The genomic segment TTAAACagttgtgtgtttaaatattatttttaccaatcaaaactgtttttatctgtcTTAAATGATGCCAATGTGTAAAGATGTTCAGTATCAGTTAACTTTAAGAAGTGCGTATCGAATGTAGAGGCAGCGATTTATTAATGTTTCAGCAGCTTGTTAATGggttttataaatgcattttggAACACCGTCGTTTTGAGAACATTCAAGATTCTGATCtggtccaaaataaaaattttgtttgataTCTCTGATTtaagtaaaaactaaattccTCAAAATTTcaacaagatcttaaaacactcaacaataaaacagtaaagaaGTTATCTAACATGCCAACATATTTCCAACGATGTTTCTGAAAATTGTGAGCAGCTCCATTATGTTCatataaacaatgaaaacagtttttactcaCAGTTTCCGCAGTTCTTCATCTAGAACTTCATTACAACTTGGTGTAATGATGCCATTGACGGCATAGacctgaaaaatatttagcaaggTGTCAGTTTTTAAAGCCTGTTGTGGGATCATGTTTTTGTACATTGTGACCATAACCATAAATGTCATATCAGTGGATAATAAGCAGTTTTTTATAATTGAACAAAAGAAATGGGAACTGattaaacaagttttaactTAGTCTGGATTTATTGTACTTAAAGTGTGAATCATCTGAGAtgtttcaaattgtttaaagaCACTGTaatttaaacttctgaatttaaagaaagttaTAGAAATCTCTAATTAAGCTCCTCATTATTCTGATATTTATCCAATAGAGATTATTGTGGTAATCCTGACtgacacaaacattaaaaatgtgtctttgtcTTCTATTAATacataaacacatatttttgttctctgtggATTAAAGTAAATTCACATTTGTGCAAAAGATTCTCCGTTTAAAACTTTACTCAACCGGTGTGGATGAGAAGCAGTTCAAATGGCTcattaaaatatccaaatgaTTGCGACATTCATAGACGTGATGACTGAATATCATAATCTGACTTTAACTGTACGTTCAACTTGATGATGATGTGAAGTGTGTAACATAGCAAGTTGTTTACAACATACCCCATATGTTATCAAAAGGCCATTTGGTTTGAGGATCTGTCCTGCTCCACTGATTACACCCTTTGAAAGATATTAGATGCAAAAGTGACATTGGTTATCAATGTCTGAGCTTCTCAAGAGTGGCGGATTTCCAGCTGGTCTTTCAGATGCCTACCTGTGCTGTTTTGAAGGAGCTGTACTGCAGTAGGTTAATGGCGATAATAACATCACAGGAGTTACGAGAAACACCTGCCCATTTGTCCCAATGTTCGCTTGCATCCAGCAGGACTGGCTGCAGCACAGTTTTCACCTGGGTTGCAGCTATATATGCCTTTATGCTGAAAATGAACACGCATCCCTTCACTTTTTACAtgatttgttgaaaaaaacaacaagaaaacaacggACATTTTTGTGAGAGACAAACCTGTCTAGGCACTCCTCTTTGATGTCCGAAGGCTGCCAGGTAACAAAAGGTAGCTTCTGTGCAAACCGTATGACATGCTGTCCTGTTCCGGACCCGATCTCTAAAGCAAACAACTGCTTATGGGACTGATCGTCCAGCACGTCTTCAAGCACCTCACAGATAGCCTCCCAGTTCCTCTCCGCCTGCGGAGAGAGCAGCATGATCTGGAAGAAAGACAGAACAACAGGTCAAATCTTTATGTCAAATGTATTAATCTCTTATACCAAAGGTTACATCTTACCCTCTCTTCTGGTGGGTTACAGAGTTTATCTAAGAAGTGACATATTGGTGTAGAGTAGACATGTAACAGCAGATGGGTTGACAGATTACCAGGTTAAGAGGATTCACTCTGCGCTCCACCTTATGGTAGTAAGGCTAGGACACAAGCGTAATTGaggacaaaaaataatataaattctACAAAGGTGCGTTTGAGTAGTGTGATACAACTAATTAAGTGAAAACgatgtttaatgttttacattaatcatttaaattaatgtaaaacattgatttggctcaagtacatttttttcagccacaaattaaatgttgtgattttttttttgttgcattgtattaaacattaataaaaggACAGTTATCAAAAGTTTGATAGAAAACAAATAGAGTATTTTTCTGACAACTTAAACCAAGTGCATTTTGTAACATCACAATtattagcaaaagaaaaacttgtctCTGTATGAACTATGTAAATTAACcatcaaatttaattaaaatccaaAGTCTGGTTGTAGTGATGGGCTCACTGAACgtacagagacacataaagacaaatacaaagtcagccttctatttCCAGGATTTAAGGACTAATGTCCCTGCAAGATCTAAAGAAACTCACCTATGTGTTTACTGTGACAGTGTCCACAAGTCTGCCTAAAACATCAATCAGACAACTACTTGACAACTGCACTGGCTctctgtagctcagagaatagattttaaaaatgcttttgttagTTTATGAACCACTCAGGTCTTCTTTGCATCCACAGAATCGGATCCAAACATGGAGACGCAGCACTCAGTTTTTATGCTTCtctaatctgaaacaaacttacaaaaaaaaaaaaacagcaaaaacgtAGACcctgaattcctttaaatcaaggttaAACCCCATTTATTAAGAGATGTCTTTGACTAATAATAACTGGAGCATAAATTAATTCTAGTCTGGAATGCAAATTCGTATAAGTTCTCTTTATTTTGACactaatgtttcttttttgtttttttcattggaCAAGTGAACAGAGCATTTGCTACCGGCTACTTGCTCCAGTTTGTACTTATGAATTCTCAATATTGTCTTTCTAATATCTCTTCTAAATACCAGTCTTGATCACTTTGTTTGGCAGAACCATAATTACCTTGGCGCTTATTGTCCCCTAGCAGCTCCCGTAGGTTTTCTAACAGTTCGAGTTCATCTAATGCATTGTGGGTAGGTCAGGCACAGGGAGGACGCCATGTGCTGTTGAGGCTCTGGAATTGGACCTGTCTGCGCTCATCTCggtttgttctgtttcagtgGGACTTTGGGCTCCACAGCTCCGTTTAACGCCAGCATGTACTGCACCAGACGCTGCCTCCGGACCGCGGTGCGGGCCGCCGCGAACATTCACCGGTACGTGACCctgcaacccgccgctcatctCTGCGTCTTCCTGGGGGTTTCTTCAAGGGCAGATAGCCAGTCTTTGATGCCGCTTTCATTGCATGTTATCAAGTATTTATCTCTGTTAACGTCGTGGAAATACTGCATGCTGTATTAGGCTGCAGTTTCATGTTACGCGAAGGTGTTTTAGATGAGTTAGCCGGTGATTAATCTCTTCTCtctggctgcagctgcagcatcatgTTACTATTTTACTGACGTTGTAAAACAAATCCAGACTTTAAAATCCACCCCGGGTGGATGGGcctttttctgtcttcattaGGTTGCTTTTACTGACACTTACAGTGACATTCTTTGGAGTTTGTTTATTGGTAATTTGTTGCCagatatttcagatttaaaagtatataaatataaaaaagagaCACCTGGAGAGAGCAGATTTGGCAACAATGTACGGTAACTTTCTACTGTTTTATAATGACATCGAGTTGCTAGTATGAAGCCACAGATACTTGTACTTCCGTATTTACCATGTAATGGGTAATATTTGAAAGTATCCAGGAATATATAAGACAGTTACCTTTCGtactttataaaatattgtaatttaaaaagtaagtaCTGCTAAAACTAAGGTGTCAAGtaggttttataaaaatgcttaagtaatatttttatatatatatattcaaaattATTGTTAAGATGAAATGTAAGAGAAATAGTATATCAAGAATGTGAATGCTTTAATAATGTAAATCCAGTACTGTGTGATAAAATTGATGATTGTgaaaatcaaaaactaaaaaaagtaatgaaatatTCCCAAAGCTGGCCAGATAATGACCAGATGCAGTCATGTGTTTTTCAGGCACCACCTTCAGCAGCAGACACCGGCTCTGTGTTCTGCCCGGCTTCTGAAAACCAGCTCCACCGCCTTTTCAGAAGCCTTAGCCACACCCCCACTGGACGGAGCCAAAGAGTACTCACCGAAAATCCAACAGCTGGTCAGCGACATCGCCAGCCTCACCTTGCTAGAAGTGTCAGACCTCAACGAGCTCCTCAAGGTTTGTGGAAAAAgtcccttttttttaatgctgaaCCTGGATAACTGGAGTCTTCGGTCCAACTCACGTTTTTGGGGGTGGATCTTTTAATTCTCGCTTACAGAAAACTCTCAATATTCAAGATGTTGGAATGATGTCAATGGGAGCAATGGCTGCATCTGCTGTCCCTGCAGCTCAGGTACAATCTCTGACTCTGGTTGCCATAAAACAACATGATCTGATGACTTAAAATCTTAACATCTGGGTTGTAGTTTTGGCTGACATTGCTTGTTTTCCTTCTTGTGAAACCAGGCCACAGAAGAAGAGGTGccagtaaagaaagaaaagactcAATTCACAGTAAAACTGACAGAGTTAAAAGCAGCTGATAAAGTAAAGCTTATAAAGGAAGTGAAGAACTGCATCCAAGGCTTGAATCTGGTGCAGGTAAGAGTAATTaatgtctgtttattttattgtttgaaggTTTTCACTAGTATATTTCTGTGCGAAAGATTATTTGGTGTTTGgtcagctgtaaaaaaaatgagcaaactTCTTGTAGATGATCACAAGGCAGAACAACTTGTAGTTGCATTTTGCAGGTTTGCATGAACAATATGTGGCTTATAGAATTAGCATCCTTAGTTAGATGAGATACGTGACAATATTGGTTTTTGAACAGTAAAACTATTGCCGGATTTCTGTGCTAGGCGCCGTTGGGACTtctacaaatatttgttttgttggaaaagTAATGCATACGTAACATGTTAGTTGTGTTATTTAATCTGTCAGTGGCAAATGTCATACATGAACAGTATATGTGTAAATGAATCTTTTCATGCTGCTTAAAGAAGTGAGTTGCAGACTCCTGGTTGTTTTCCCATCTAAAGCAGCCGTGTAATCACTATGACTGAACCAAGAGTGATataatgttaaagaaaataaaagttgcagaaaaatTAAGTCAGTTTCAGTGCTGATGGTTgtctaatatttaaataaacatgtgcACCACTCAGTTTAATTACAACTACAGATTTTTGATGTCTTTGTCATCTTAATCTGATGCTCTTCAGTTAATATaatttgcagcttttttattttattagtttctttATATCCAAAATCTTGAGAACTGCATGAAGAACTACaaaatgtgcaatatttttattctaccAGATCAGTGTTGCAGATTGCCTCAGTCcaatcttttctctctctctctctctcacctttAATCAGGCTAAGAAACTGGTGGAGTCCCTTCCCCAGGAAATCCGGGCGAATGCGTCCAAAGACGAAGCAGAAAAACTCAAAGCGGCTCTGGAGGCAGCAGGTGGCACTGTGGTGCTGGAGTAAAGCCGTAGAACCACTCGCCCTGTTTACTCTGGAGTTTTGTTGTTCATGTGCTTCATCCatcatctatatatatttttgttgggtttttttttactcaaaaagaaaaaaaaagaggatctcaagagaaatggaaagaaaacccATTTTCCAATGCTCCCATCCTTTAGCATTGTCAGGAGGGGTGCTACAACTTGGAGTGAACTTTCCAGAGAATCAACCTCCACAAATGACTGCCTGGTTATGCGCTCACGTGTTGTGTAGCTTGGAAGCTACAGAAATGCTGCCCTGGATGCCATAAGGAATCTGTGCATTACTCTGTGTTGATGTTCAACTGTTCACAGATAAAGGTTTGAGCTGCAGGAGAATGGTTACAGACGTGAAGGAACACCAAATGTGTGTAGTGCAGTGGATGTCAACGCTGAGTGCATTAAAGGTCTTAATAATGTCGTCAAAGTTGAATTATTCTTACTTCACTTGCTTCTTGGTcctgaacattttgaaacattcaTAAGTATTTTCTAGATTGGTTCAATCAGTGCTTAAAGAAGCACTGTAAGTGAAAACTACAGTTTTACCCATTAAggaactttaatattttatcctGCTTTTTGTGCAAAAGTGCATCTCAGAATTTTCtttataaacacagaaatgtgtgtAGTAAATGCAGAACAtcattgaaatgttaatttCAGGAATTTCATCCAAAAAGAGAATATTAGCCCTGAAGTTCAAGTAAAATCTCAATTAATTTTGATCCAAAAATCAGCttatcagaaaattaaaatattctatgAGAccgcatttttaaaaaaaaaataggattttattaATAGTCATTGATTTTCTCCACATAAAGGTAAGTAACACAAGGCTATTTCTAAAGAACCTGTCTGTTCAGAGTGGAAGTAAAAAGTCTACAGGGTAGTAAAGCCATCTGACAAAGGTCAGTCCCACAGACTGATCTAAATGCTTTGCTGCATCAGTGATTCATGTAAAACAAATCCCAAGTATTGAATGCATATACAACACAGTATCTTATGtattaaatgtcctttttttatttgtactctgtttttcaggatttttttttcatgaaaaactgaattttgttactttttctgaaacaccagttataaaaatgtatatatttaattcTGTGGAATGAAtgagttttcactttttaaattattgtgctCACATAAGAATACTTTTTAATGAtattatttattgagatgaCCATAGACCTGAGTGCATGACTGGAGGTAATCCACAATCTTTAAATTATGTCTAAATGCACTGTAAATAACAGGCTGAGTGTGTGAATGCTTTGAGCTGAAATATGTTGCACTTATGGAGAGGTATTAACAAgaataaatgtaatcaaaaagTCAACTGCTAGAAACTTAGAAAATAAAcctaaaggaaaatgttttaactgtttGCAAGTGGGTTTTTATCccagtgaagtaaaaaaagtcCCTAAACGTAATTATCAAAAACATAATTGTCCCCCCTggacattgtaaaaaaaaaaagtgtttattatttatttggtgttttgagGGCAAAGTAGGCGTACAGACCTCTAAAACAACCAGAATCTTTGAATTCGTCACTGCTCACTGTTTGCCACCAAGTGGCGTAGGTAGTCTGCATATCATGTTTCCTAGTCCATCTCTTTGTCATTTGTAGGCCAATGCTGCCCTCAAGTGGAGAATTCCTGAAATGGTTTCTAAAGGACAAACTATATTTtcatcactgaaagtttggttcctctgagttTTTGTTTGGGAGATATAAGAATTTTGTGTTTCATGGctaatagtcaaagtttgacacatagccacgcccgcATGCTTTGAAGTACAAGAAATCCGTTGATgacttttgacctttgatgcctcaagtgtgtgctgagtgattttgaagtctgtatctgaaaaactgtaggaggagtctGCTCAGATGCAAAGgctgtaaacataaaaaatggggtcaattttggaacttcaatccaaaatggctgaCTTCCTCTTGGGTttagaccatggctccaagagacttttttggaGCCATGTGTACCAAGTTttgtaattctaggttaaagcatggcttggagctgatcatttaaaatattctagggggcgctatagagaaattaggccacgtcCACCAAATTTTACTATGGACTCCTGTCAGGGgctggataaagatccatcctagtgagtttggagaagctcggcccaaaactgtggaattcagagccaaacgtatgacagcggcgttagaggtcacttcgccacactgccacgcccacctgctccatcaaagccaaATGGGGTTGGAATCCACAACACACCAAtatgtcttctgtgtctggatacagtttcatgttgattaggtcaaaggggTAAGAAAGctaccgttcccagtaaaacatgacacttcctgttctcagggggtgTGGCctaagtgatgtcatcatttgatcATGGGGTATTGTAGGACTCCcgatgatgatcaatcactgaaagttggGTTCCcctgacagttttagtgtaggagctataactgttttgtgtttcgtggcaagtaggtgaactttgacccctgcaaACCCCCTTTTCAACATGCTGAAAAACTCAcagttttgataactttgaatcggccatgccttctgatcagactgacTGGGTTTGAAGCTGATGAAttgaaatccctaggaggagttcgatcaaatacgaaggctgtaaacggcaaaaatggtgtcaaaatcggaacttcaatccaaaatggccgacttcctgtgatacttgcactatgaaaccacacatcattttatttttatatatatatatatatatatatatatatatatatatatatatatatatatatatatatatatatatatatatatatatatatatatatatatatatatatatttaacctTTGTCTTTCTAGACTTTAACATCAACTTCCTCAATATCTGtaattattctttatttgtttttattatttttaatatttgtctttgaGTTAACATCTGTATGCATGTTCatgttatttgtttgaaataaaataaaataaaaaaatgttgccgcatgtcttccccctttctcATAGCCCACTTTCTGGTATGGTAactgctaaataaatacaactagcgctgacaaaactttaaaaataaataaatgaatgaattttaCCGCAGGGAATCAAAGTAAATGGCAAAAAGGCCAGACTGTCTGCTAGAAGTTATGTATAGATGTATAAATGTGCAACAActcaagatttttttgtttaaaggtaTTATGGTATGTAAAATATAAGTAAGGACAATGTGAGGCCACTGTGAACGCTTATAAGGTCTGGGTTTAAATGGAGGAGGGGATGGATGGCCCCATGCCCTGCAAAGCAGAACAGAAATCTTAACAAAGTgggtgggatttttttcttcttcttcgtcttcgTTTTGGGGGTCGGGGGGGTGGAGGAGTTTTGCTCTCCTTCAAGAAGACAGATGGATGTGATGCCCAATAGGCGTTCAGAAATATTCTGCAGCTACCAACCAGATCCGCttgaattagaaataaagtgCCACACGAGTTAGTCGCGCAGGTTGTCATTCTGGAGAGAGGGGAACCACGAAATGTGAGGCGATCGCATCACTCATGAGATAATTCACACGGGATTAGACTGCGTATTTCACTCGGATTATATTCCTGTTTAAAGTACACAGCAGAAACTCCTGCAGTTTGTGCGTCCAGGGACTCGGAGGGACTGATTGAAAAACGGAGCTACGACGGGAACTTTGAAGTCAGTaaaagtgtgtgttttcattagcgGAGTGGGTGCGTGAGGGGCGGGAGGAGGGCAGGGTGGGCATGTCGGGTCGGAGCGGAGGAGCGCCCCGGGGATGCAGCAACCCCAGCCTGCAGCCCCTCCGAGCCACCGTCCCGTTCCAGCTCCAGAGAGGCTCCGCTCCCCTGTGCAGAGAGCCCAAAGCGGGTAAATACACGCAGCAGGCGGCGGCCACTTCCACGCACCGCAGAGACACTACAGCTAGTTTTCAGTTGctttataaatgttacattttgctTCGAAATTGCAAAACGGAACGTTCATTTGTTGAGTGATTAGGAAATATGTTTACTTTTCATGCAACTAAAGCAATAAATGACAACAAGGAGAGTTGAGTtagttaaacaaaaaacaagaaccGATGTACTCGAAGAAACACCGATCATTTGTGATGTCATCCAGCACGTGTGCATAGAAGGGAGATATTATCGTAAATAAACAATGACTTAAAAACATTAAGGCAATTAGGAAAGATGAGCCTGATATGTTCTATATTAGACAAGAGGGCTagaaacgattaattgattatttaaataattgtcaactaactTAGTAAAGACATCGAAATCAAAATGAAAGCTTcccgtcacacacacacacacacatgctgaaTTATTGTATCTTTTAAcgagaaaaatatgaaaatgcatATTAGAGAAAACTAATTTTCCACTACAAAATAAGTTGATATACGTATATCAGTGttttcaaattagttttttgttttaaatccaaataattgattattcatCAGCGTAAACAATCAAATAATCAAGTACTGAAATAATTGGTAATTGCCAGCTTTatctacactgcaaaagcacaaaatctcaCCATGAACTTTGGTAAAgtttagtgcaaatgtctttgtacacttgaaataagacaaaactaacttaagaGTAACTTTACAGGAATGTGTagcaacttgttttaagtaaatattcccttaatattgatgaaaaagtaccagcTCCATTGGTgaattaagactttttttaaaatcaatattaacaaattattgactaaaaacaagtttctatatTTTCCTGAAGAGTttcttctaagttagttttgtctcatttctggtgtacaaagatatttgcattaaaaaatggACCAGAATTACTTGgtaaaagtttgtatttttgcagtgcgtCAATGACAGAAAGGCTTGTAGCTCTACAGGGAAAAAATGTCCCATTCTTGTCATAATCCGAACAGAAGGAGCTTCAGTTTCACTTAGCTTGTTGGCTTAAA from the Gambusia affinis linkage group LG19, SWU_Gaff_1.0, whole genome shotgun sequence genome contains:
- the mrpl12 gene encoding 39S ribosomal protein L12, mitochondrial; protein product: MHCGGTLGSTAPFNASMYCTRRCLRTAVRAAANIHRHHLQQQTPALCSARLLKTSSTAFSEALATPPLDGAKEYSPKIQQLVSDIASLTLLEVSDLNELLKKTLNIQDVGMMSMGAMAASAVPAAQATEEEVPVKKEKTQFTVKLTELKAADKVKLIKEVKNCIQGLNLVQAKKLVESLPQEIRANASKDEAEKLKAALEAAGGTVVLE
- the zgc:103625 gene encoding methyltransferase-like 26 B; translated protein: MLLSPQAERNWEAICEVLEDVLDDQSHKQLFALEIGSGTGQHVIRFAQKLPFVTWQPSDIKEECLDSIKAYIAATQVKTVLQPVLLDASEHWDKWAGVSRNSCDVIIAINLLQYSSFKTAQGVISGAGQILKPNGLLITYGVYAVNGIITPSCNEVLDEELRKLNPEWGLPDLDVLRQQAYGNGLRLERMVEMEDYYKCLIFRKL